A genomic window from Sphingobacterium sp. BN32 includes:
- a CDS encoding Na+/H+ antiporter subunit C, protein MELLLVVVLGFLYAAGIFLILRRSMVKLLLGIMLLGNGTNILIFLLGTITKGKPPVIDPNHNVFEDIYADPIPQSLILTAIVISFALTAFAIVLLKRVYALVDSDDLDDLNTPEEEDI, encoded by the coding sequence ATGGAGTTATTATTAGTCGTTGTTTTAGGCTTTTTATATGCTGCGGGAATCTTTTTAATTCTACGCCGCAGTATGGTGAAATTGCTCTTAGGAATTATGCTCCTAGGCAACGGTACGAATATCCTGATCTTCCTTTTAGGAACCATTACCAAGGGGAAGCCTCCAGTTATTGACCCGAACCACAATGTTTTCGAAGATATTTACGCAGATCCGATTCCGCAATCCTTGATTCTGACGGCGATTGTCATCAGTTTCGCTTTAACGGCTTTTGCGATCGTGCTATTGAAAAGGGTTTATGCCTTAGTTGATTCAGACGATTTAGATGATTTAAATACGCCGGAAGAAGAAGATATATGA
- a CDS encoding proton-conducting transporter membrane subunit encodes MIDNHILAPVFIHLFTAILQLIAWRKTVTQRFISVGGAFIGLLIAIRLFAKVYTEGTLSMNASNWEAPFGIVFVADLLAVSMVLLTSIAGFAVSIFSSVGIARQRMLYGYFPIFHFLLMGLNGAFLTGDIFNLYVWFEVIIISSFVLMTLGGRKAQLEGAVKYMAMNILASTFFLTGIGILYGITGSLNMADLSIRIREFHNQSLIDIAAIFFLLGFGIKSAVFPLYYWLPSSYHTPPSAVAATFGGLLTKVGVYAILRVFSLMFIPDEFTKNLLMVMAVLTILTGAFGALIKTNIRRLFSYLIVCHIGFMLGGIAMFTKAALMGAVFYLIHDIMVKTNMFLIAGYIRQVRGTMDMNRLGGLYASYPLISLIIALVLFSLVGVPPLSGFWPKIYLFQEAFVGKHYFFVGALIVGSLVTMYVIAKMWADVFWKKCPDESVMEDKFKELPPFKKLLLVMPILLLCSVTLYIGLNAENIVIAVDRISNELLDTSSYVRTVLGDKVFEK; translated from the coding sequence ATGATTGATAACCACATTTTAGCTCCTGTTTTTATCCACCTGTTCACGGCTATTCTGCAGCTTATTGCCTGGCGGAAAACCGTAACGCAGCGCTTTATTAGTGTTGGAGGTGCCTTTATTGGGCTATTGATTGCGATCCGTCTTTTTGCGAAGGTTTATACGGAAGGCACCTTATCCATGAATGCTTCCAACTGGGAAGCACCCTTTGGAATTGTCTTTGTTGCCGACTTATTGGCGGTCAGTATGGTTTTGTTGACCTCTATTGCCGGATTTGCTGTTTCGATTTTTTCATCCGTGGGCATTGCACGCCAAAGGATGTTGTATGGCTACTTCCCTATTTTCCATTTCCTATTGATGGGGCTGAATGGGGCGTTTTTAACAGGCGATATCTTCAACCTGTATGTTTGGTTTGAGGTGATCATTATCTCTTCTTTTGTGTTGATGACGCTGGGCGGCCGAAAAGCGCAGCTGGAAGGTGCTGTAAAGTATATGGCGATGAATATTCTAGCCTCGACATTCTTTTTGACAGGCATCGGTATTCTTTACGGAATCACCGGCTCATTGAATATGGCTGATCTTTCAATCCGCATTCGTGAATTTCATAATCAGTCATTAATTGATATTGCGGCGATTTTCTTTCTATTAGGTTTTGGTATTAAGTCTGCGGTATTTCCGCTTTATTATTGGTTGCCTTCTTCCTATCATACACCTCCTTCTGCCGTTGCTGCAACCTTTGGTGGTTTATTAACGAAAGTCGGGGTCTACGCAATTTTACGGGTGTTCAGTTTGATGTTCATCCCGGATGAGTTTACGAAGAATCTGCTGATGGTCATGGCGGTTTTAACCATTTTGACAGGAGCCTTTGGCGCCCTGATCAAAACCAATATCCGTCGCTTGTTTTCTTATTTAATTGTCTGTCATATCGGTTTTATGTTAGGCGGTATTGCGATGTTTACCAAAGCTGCATTGATGGGCGCAGTATTCTACTTAATCCATGACATCATGGTCAAAACAAATATGTTCTTGATTGCGGGGTATATACGTCAGGTGCGCGGGACAATGGACATGAATCGATTAGGTGGATTATACGCCTCCTATCCGCTGATATCATTGATTATTGCTTTGGTGCTTTTTTCTTTGGTTGGTGTTCCGCCATTATCAGGCTTCTGGCCTAAAATCTACCTTTTTCAGGAAGCTTTCGTAGGGAAGCATTATTTCTTTGTTGGAGCGTTGATTGTAGGAAGCTTAGTAACCATGTATGTCATCGCAAAGATGTGGGCGGATGTATTTTGGAAGAAATGTCCTGATGAGAGCGTGATGGAAGATAAGTTTAAGGAGCTACCTCCTTTCAAGAAACTATTATTGGTGATGCCGATTCTACTTTTATGTTCGGTAACTTTATATATCGGCTTAAATGCGGAGAACATTGTCATTGCTGTAGATCGCATAAGTAACGAATTGTTGGATACAAGCTCATACGTACGTACGGTATTGGGTGATAAAGTTTTTGAGAAATGA
- a CDS encoding Na+/H+ antiporter subunit B: MKSIILQTATRYLLPILLLFSFFLLLRGHYFPGGGFVGGLVASIAFVLHSFAHGTEETMKLLGRKPLSLIPVGLGVASLAVISPTFFGLPPMTGLWFEEKIPVIGSIGSALFFDLGVYLVVVGVVLTILFTISLTKD; encoded by the coding sequence ATGAAGAGTATTATCTTACAGACCGCTACGCGGTATCTGCTACCGATTTTGTTGCTGTTCTCTTTCTTTTTATTATTAAGAGGGCATTATTTTCCTGGTGGGGGCTTCGTTGGGGGCCTGGTTGCATCAATTGCCTTTGTGCTGCATAGTTTTGCGCATGGGACCGAAGAGACCATGAAGTTATTAGGAAGAAAACCTTTATCACTGATTCCTGTCGGCCTTGGCGTTGCCTCGTTGGCTGTTATCTCGCCTACCTTTTTTGGTCTCCCCCCCATGACGGGCCTATGGTTTGAGGAGAAAATTCCGGTCATTGGCTCCATTGGTTCGGCACTATTCTTCGACCTCGGAGTTTACCTGGTCGTTGTCGGTGTGGTATTGACAATATTGTTTACCATTTCACTAACCAAGGACTAA